In Musa acuminata AAA Group cultivar baxijiao chromosome BXJ2-3, Cavendish_Baxijiao_AAA, whole genome shotgun sequence, the following proteins share a genomic window:
- the LOC103978336 gene encoding phosphatidylglycerol/phosphatidylinositol transfer protein isoform X1: MSFFLLFCVVTAATCLLLACPVHTNQIEYCDKKASYQVTVKGVEINPNPIARGQPATFKISAITGGDINKGKLVIDVKYFGMHIHQETLDLCKETSCPVSTGDFRLSHQQTLPSFTPPKDQPRQHVSFFLSSSTSQGSYTLIMKILGEEDKQLTCFNFDFSIGFTEPDWILVY, encoded by the exons ATGtcgttcttccttctcttctgcgTCGTAACGGCGGCTACGTGCCTTCTCCTTGCCTGTCCCGTCCACACCAACCAGATCGAGTATTGCG ACAAGAAAGCCAGCTACCAGGTGACGGTCAAGGGGGTCGAGATAAATCCCAACCCGATTGCGCGAGGCCAACCTGCTACCTTCAAGATATCAGCAATCACTG GGGGTGACATAAACAAAGGGAAACTGGTGATCGATGTCAAGTATTTTGGCATGCACATCCACCAGGAGACGCTTGACCTCTGCAAAGAGACGTCTTGCCCAGTTTCCACCGGGGACTTCCGGCTATCCCATCAACAGACGCTCCCATCATTCACTCCACCA AAGGATCAACCAAGACAACATGTTTCCTTCTTTTTATCTTCTTCCACATCACAGGGTTCATACACACTGATCATGAAGATCCTTGGAGAGGAGGACAAGCAGTTGACATGCTTCAACTTTGATTTCAGCATTGGGTTCACCGAACCAGATTGGATTCTCGTATATTGA
- the LOC103978336 gene encoding phosphatidylglycerol/phosphatidylinositol transfer protein isoform X2: MSFFLLFCVVTAATCLLLACPVHTNQIEYCDKKASYQVTVKGVEINPNPIARGQPATFKISAITGGDINKGKLVIDVKYFGMHIHQETLDLCKETSCPVSTGDFRLSHQQTLPSFTPPGSYTLIMKILGEEDKQLTCFNFDFSIGFTEPDWILVY; encoded by the exons ATGtcgttcttccttctcttctgcgTCGTAACGGCGGCTACGTGCCTTCTCCTTGCCTGTCCCGTCCACACCAACCAGATCGAGTATTGCG ACAAGAAAGCCAGCTACCAGGTGACGGTCAAGGGGGTCGAGATAAATCCCAACCCGATTGCGCGAGGCCAACCTGCTACCTTCAAGATATCAGCAATCACTG GGGGTGACATAAACAAAGGGAAACTGGTGATCGATGTCAAGTATTTTGGCATGCACATCCACCAGGAGACGCTTGACCTCTGCAAAGAGACGTCTTGCCCAGTTTCCACCGGGGACTTCCGGCTATCCCATCAACAGACGCTCCCATCATTCACTCCACCA GGTTCATACACACTGATCATGAAGATCCTTGGAGAGGAGGACAAGCAGTTGACATGCTTCAACTTTGATTTCAGCATTGGGTTCACCGAACCAGATTGGATTCTCGTATATTGA